Proteins from a genomic interval of Pithys albifrons albifrons isolate INPA30051 chromosome 15, PitAlb_v1, whole genome shotgun sequence:
- the GLRA1 gene encoding glycine receptor subunit alpha-1 isoform X2 yields MCNVNALGVYVWETIVFFSLAASKEAEAAARSAPKPMSPSDFLDKLMGRTSGYDARIRPNFKGPPVNVSCNIFINSFGSIAETTMDYRVNIFLRQQWNDPRLAYNEYPDDSLDLDPSMLDSIWKPDLFFANEKGAHFHEITTDNKLLRISRNGNVLYSIRITLTLACPMDLKNFPMDVQTCIMQLESFGYTMNDLIFEWQEKGAVQVADGLTLPQFILKEEKDLRYCTKHYNTGKFTCIEARFHLERQMGYYLIQMYIPSLLIVILSWISFWINMDAAPARVGLGITTVLTMTTQSSGSRASLPKVSYVKAIDIWMAVCLLFVFSALLEYAAVNFVSRQHKELLRFRRKRRHHKEDEAGEGRFNFTAYGMGPACLQAKDGISVKGANNNNTANPVPPPSRSPEEMRKLFIQRAKKIDKISRIGFPMAFLIFNIFYWIIYKIVRREDVHNQ; encoded by the exons cctggcagcctCCAAAgaagctgaagcagcagcacGATCTGCCCCCAAACCCATGTCTCCTTCTGATTTCTTGGATAAGTTGATGGGGCGAACTTCAGGATACGATGCCAGGATCAGACCAAATTTTAAAG GCCCGCCAGTGAACGTCAGCTGCAACATTTTCATCAACAGCTTTGGCTCGATTGCAGAAACAACCATG GATTACAGGGTGAACATCTTCCTGCGACAGCAGTGGAATGACCCGCGGTTGGCATACAATGAATACCCTGATGACTCCCTGGACCTGGACCCCTCCATGCTGGACTCCATCTGGAAGCCTGACTTGTTCTTTGCTAATGAGAAGGGGGCCCATTTCCATGAGATTACCACAGACAACAAGCTGCTGAGGATCTCCCGAAACGGCAACGTCCTCTACAGCATCAG gATCACTCTGACTCTGGCCTGCCCCATGGACCTGAAGAACTTCCCCATGGACGTACAGACATGCATCATGCAGTTAGAAAGCT TTGGCTACACAATGAACGATCTCATATTTGAGTGGCAAGAAAAAGGAGCAGTGCAAGTTGCTGATGGGCTGACGTTGCCTCAGTTTATcctcaaagaagaaaaagacttGAGATACTGCACAAAGCACTACAACACAG GCAAGTTCACCTGTATAGAAGCTCGTTTCCACCTGGAGAGGCAGATGGGCTACTACTTGATCCAGATGTACATCCCCAGCCTCCTCATTGTCATTCTGTCCTGGATCTCTTTCTGGATCAATATGGATGCTGCACCTGCTCGTGTTGGCCTGGGGATCACCACAGTGCTCACTATGACCACGCAGAGCTCTGGTTCCCGAGCATCACTGCCCAAG GTGTCCTATGTGAAGGCCATAGACATCTGGATGGCTGTGTGCTTGCTGTTTGTGTTCTCTGCACTTCTAGAATACGCTGCTGTCAACTTCGTGTCTCGGCAGCACAAAGAGCTGCTCAGGttcagaaggaagaggaggcaTCATAAG GAggatgaagctggtgaaggcaGGTTCAACTTCACTGCCTATGGGATGGGACCAGCTTGCCTACAAGCCAAGGATGGCATCTCTGTCAAGGGtgccaacaacaacaacacgGCCAATCCGGTGCCGCCGCCGTCCCGCTCGCCAGAGGAGATGCGAAAGCTCTTCATCCAGCGAGCCAAGAAGATCGACAAGATCTCCCGCATCGGCTTCCCCATGGCATTCCTCATCTTCAACATTTTCTACTGGATCATCTACAAGATCGTCCGCAGAGAAGATGTGCACAACCAgtga
- the GLRA1 gene encoding glycine receptor subunit alpha-1 isoform X1: MCNVNALGVYVWETIVFFSLAASKEAEAAARSAPKPMSPSDFLDKLMGRTSGYDARIRPNFKGPPVNVSCNIFINSFGSIAETTMDYRVNIFLRQQWNDPRLAYNEYPDDSLDLDPSMLDSIWKPDLFFANEKGAHFHEITTDNKLLRISRNGNVLYSIRITLTLACPMDLKNFPMDVQTCIMQLESFGYTMNDLIFEWQEKGAVQVADGLTLPQFILKEEKDLRYCTKHYNTGKFTCIEARFHLERQMGYYLIQMYIPSLLIVILSWISFWINMDAAPARVGLGITTVLTMTTQSSGSRASLPKVSYVKAIDIWMAVCLLFVFSALLEYAAVNFVSRQHKELLRFRRKRRHHKSPMLNLFQEDEAGEGRFNFTAYGMGPACLQAKDGISVKGANNNNTANPVPPPSRSPEEMRKLFIQRAKKIDKISRIGFPMAFLIFNIFYWIIYKIVRREDVHNQ; this comes from the exons cctggcagcctCCAAAgaagctgaagcagcagcacGATCTGCCCCCAAACCCATGTCTCCTTCTGATTTCTTGGATAAGTTGATGGGGCGAACTTCAGGATACGATGCCAGGATCAGACCAAATTTTAAAG GCCCGCCAGTGAACGTCAGCTGCAACATTTTCATCAACAGCTTTGGCTCGATTGCAGAAACAACCATG GATTACAGGGTGAACATCTTCCTGCGACAGCAGTGGAATGACCCGCGGTTGGCATACAATGAATACCCTGATGACTCCCTGGACCTGGACCCCTCCATGCTGGACTCCATCTGGAAGCCTGACTTGTTCTTTGCTAATGAGAAGGGGGCCCATTTCCATGAGATTACCACAGACAACAAGCTGCTGAGGATCTCCCGAAACGGCAACGTCCTCTACAGCATCAG gATCACTCTGACTCTGGCCTGCCCCATGGACCTGAAGAACTTCCCCATGGACGTACAGACATGCATCATGCAGTTAGAAAGCT TTGGCTACACAATGAACGATCTCATATTTGAGTGGCAAGAAAAAGGAGCAGTGCAAGTTGCTGATGGGCTGACGTTGCCTCAGTTTATcctcaaagaagaaaaagacttGAGATACTGCACAAAGCACTACAACACAG GCAAGTTCACCTGTATAGAAGCTCGTTTCCACCTGGAGAGGCAGATGGGCTACTACTTGATCCAGATGTACATCCCCAGCCTCCTCATTGTCATTCTGTCCTGGATCTCTTTCTGGATCAATATGGATGCTGCACCTGCTCGTGTTGGCCTGGGGATCACCACAGTGCTCACTATGACCACGCAGAGCTCTGGTTCCCGAGCATCACTGCCCAAG GTGTCCTATGTGAAGGCCATAGACATCTGGATGGCTGTGTGCTTGCTGTTTGTGTTCTCTGCACTTCTAGAATACGCTGCTGTCAACTTCGTGTCTCGGCAGCACAAAGAGCTGCTCAGGttcagaaggaagaggaggcaTCATAAG AGTCCCATGCTGAATCTGTTTCAGGAggatgaagctggtgaaggcaGGTTCAACTTCACTGCCTATGGGATGGGACCAGCTTGCCTACAAGCCAAGGATGGCATCTCTGTCAAGGGtgccaacaacaacaacacgGCCAATCCGGTGCCGCCGCCGTCCCGCTCGCCAGAGGAGATGCGAAAGCTCTTCATCCAGCGAGCCAAGAAGATCGACAAGATCTCCCGCATCGGCTTCCCCATGGCATTCCTCATCTTCAACATTTTCTACTGGATCATCTACAAGATCGTCCGCAGAGAAGATGTGCACAACCAgtga